In Microcaecilia unicolor chromosome 1, aMicUni1.1, whole genome shotgun sequence, the following are encoded in one genomic region:
- the LOC115460544 gene encoding olfactory receptor 151-like, whose product MEKNNQTSVTEFILLGLTDDPELQILLFLLFLVIYVITLIGNTGLIALTMLDHKLQTPMYFFLRYLSLSDLCYSSVITPRMLVAFLTKWKSISFQGCRAQLFFFVMFASSGTFLLSVMAYDRYVAICNPLLYTSIMNPGVCYQLLAAVYAGGLFSSSVILGFMCSLTFCGPNVIDHFYCDIPPLLTLSCSGTFVSKTVFFLLVLCFGMNSFLITSASYVSIFSTILKIRSAEGRRKAFSTCASHLTAVSLFYGTALFTYMRPASGYSESQNKVTSVFYTTVIPMLNPLIYSLRNKDVKRAIRKIMERRIVKTNSH is encoded by the coding sequence ATGGAGAAGAACAATCAGACCTCAGTAACTGAATTCATTCTCTTGGGTCTCACAGATGATCCAGAACTGCAGATTCTCCTCTTCCTGTTGTTTTTAGTGATCTATGTTATCACCCTGATAGGAAACACTGGATTAATTGCATTAACCATGTTGGATCATAAACTTCAGACCCCCATGTACTTTTTTCTTCGTTACTTGTCATTGTCTGATCTCTGCTATTCCTCAGTTATCACCCCCAGAATGTTGGTTGCCTTCCTGACCAAATGGAAATCTATCTCCTTCCAGGGATGCAGAGCTCAACTCTTCTTCTTTGTTATGTTTGCGTCCTCCGGAACATTTCTACTGTCAGTGATGGCATATGACCGTTACGTGGCGATATGTAACCCTTTGCTTTATACAAGTATCATGAATCCAGGTGTTTGCTATCAGCTGTTGGCTGCTGTATATGCAGGGGGATTATTTAGTTCAAGTGTAATTTTAGGATTTATGTGTAGTTTAACTTTCTGTGGGCCAAATGTCATCGATCATTTTTATTGTGAtattcctccactgctaactctgtCCTGCTCTGGGACCTTCGTTAGTAAAACAGtcttttttcttttagttctctGTTTTGGCATGAACTCCTTCCTAATAACATCAGCCTCTTATGTATCCATCTTTTCCACCATCCTGAAGATACGTAGTGCAGAAGGGAGACGTAAAGCTTTCTCTACCTGTGCCTCCCACCTCACTGCCGTCTCCTTGTTTTATGGGACAGCCCTTTTTACGTATATGAGACCAGCTTCTGGCTATTCTGAAAGTCAGAATAAAGTGACTTCTGTGTTTTACACAACTGTCATTCCTATGCTGAACCCACTGATTTACAGCCTCAGGAACAAGGATGTCAAAAGAGCCATAAGAAAAATAATGGAAAGGAGAATAGTTAAAACTAATTCACATTGA
- the LOC115461341 gene encoding olfactory receptor 1019-like: protein MEENNQTSVTEFILLGITDDPELQILFFLLFLVIYIITLLGNTGIITLTMLDLKLQTPMYFFLRNLSFSDLCYSSVITPRMLVAFLNKRKSISFQGCRAQLFFFAMFASSGTFLLSVMAYDRYVAICNPLLYTSIMNPGVCYQLLAAVYAGGLFLSSVTLGFMCSLTFCGPNVIDHFYCDIPPLLTLSCSGTFVSKTVFFLLVLCFGMNSFLITSASYVSIFSTILKIHSAEGRRKAFSTCASHLTAVSLFYGTALFTYMRPASGYSESQNKVTSVFYTIVIPMLNPLIYSLRNKDVKRAIRKIMERRIVKTNSC from the coding sequence ATGGAAGAGAACAATCAGACCTCAGTGACTGAATTCATTCTCTTGGGTATCACAGATGATCCAGAACTACAGATTctcttttttctgttgtttttagtGATCTATATTATTACCTTGCTGGGAAACACTGGAATAATTACATTAACCATGTTGGATCTTAAACTTCAGACTCCCATGTACTTTTTTCTCCGTAATTTGTCATTTTCTGATCTCTGCTATTCCTCAGTTATCACCCCCAGAATGTTGGTTGCCTTCCTGAACAAAAGGAAATCTATCTCCTTCCAGGGGTGCAGAGCACAACTCTTTTTCTTTGCCATGTTTGCATCATCAGGTACATTCCTCCTATCAGTGATGGCATATGACCGTTATGTGGCGATATGTAACCCTTTGCTTTATACAAGTATCATGAATCCAGGTGTTTGCTATCAGCTGTTGGCTGCTGTATATGCAGGGGGATTATTTCTTTCAAGTGTAACCTTAGGATTTATGTGTAGTTTAACTTTCTGTGGGCCAAATGTCATCGATCATTTTTATTGTGAtattcctccactgctaactctgtCCTGCTCTGGGACCTTCGTTagtaaaacagttttttttcttttagttctctGTTTTGGCATGAACTCCTTCCTAATAACATCAGCCTCTTATGTATCCATCTTTTCCACCATCCTGAAGATACATAGTGCAGAAGGGAGACGTAAAGCTTTCTCTACCTGTGCCTCCCACCTCACTGCCGTCTCCTTGTTTTATGGGACAGCCCTTTTTACGTATATGAGACCAGCTTCTGGCTATTCTGAAAGTCAGAATAAAGTGACTTCTGTGTTTTATACAATTGTCATTCCTATGCTGAACCCACTGATCTACAGCCTCAGGAACAAGGATGTCAAAAGAGCCATAAGAAAAATAATGGAAAGGAGAATAGTTAAAACTAATTCATGTTGA
- the LOC115461345 gene encoding olfactory receptor 1019-like, producing the protein MEENNQTSVTEFILLGLTDDPGLQILFFLLFLVIYIITLLGNTGIITLTMLDLKLQTPMYFFLRNLSLSDLCYSSVITPRMLVAFLTKWKSISFQGCRAQLFFFVMFAGTGTFLLSVMAYDRYVAICNPLLYTSIMNPGVCYQLLAAVYAGGLFLSSVTLGFMCTLTFCGPNVIDHFYCDIPPLLTLSCSGTFISKTAFFLLVLCFGMNSFLITSASYVSIFSTILKIRSAEGRRKAFSTCASHLTAVSLFYGTALFTYMRPASGYSESQNKVTSVFYTIVIPMLNPLIYSLRNKDVKKALRKIIEGRTVKSNSH; encoded by the coding sequence ATGGAAGAGAACAATCAGACTTCAGTGACTGAATTCATTCTCTTGGGTCTCACAGATGATCCGGGACTGCAGATCCTCTTCTTTCTGTTGTTTTTAGTGATCTATATTATTACCTTGCTGGGAAACACTGGAATAATTACATTAACCATGTTGGATCTTAAACTTCAGACCCCCATGTACTTTTTTCTCCGTAATTTGTCATTGTCTGATCTCTGCTATTCCTCAGTTATCACCCCCAGAATGTTGGTTGCCTTCCTGACCAAATGGAAATCTATCTCCTTCCAGGGATGCAGAGCTCAACTCTTTTTCTTTGTTATGTTTGCAGGCACAGGGACATTCCTCCTGTCAGTGATGGCATATGACCGTTATGTGGCAATATGTAACCCTTTGCTTTATACAAGTATCATGAATCCAGGTGTTTGCTATCAGCTGTTGGCTGCTGTATATGCAGGGGGATTATTTCTTTCAAGTGTAACCTTAGGATTTATGTGTACTTTAACTTTCTGTGGGCCAAATGTCATCGATCATTTTTATTGTGAtattcctccactgctaactctgtCCTGCTCCGGGACTTTCATTAGTAAAACAGccttttttcttttagttctctGTTTTGGCATGAACTCCTTCCTAATAACATCAGCCTCTTATGTATCCATCTTTTCCACCATCCTGAAGATACGTAGTGCAGAAGGGAGACGTAAAGCTTTCTCTACCTGTGCCTCCCACCTCACTGCCGTCTCCTTGTTTTATGGGACAGCCCTTTTTACGTATATGAGACCAGCTTCTGGCTATTCTGAAAGTCAGAATAAAGTGACTTCTGTGTTTTATACAATTGTCATTCCTATGCTGAACCCACTGATCTACAGCCTCAGGAATAAGGATGTCAAAAAAGCCTTAAGAAAAATAATAGAAGGGAGAACAGTTAAATCTAATTCTCATTGA